Part of the Nerophis ophidion isolate RoL-2023_Sa linkage group LG11, RoL_Noph_v1.0, whole genome shotgun sequence genome is shown below.
acacaggtagacagacaatattcacactcacattcacacaccagggaccatttagtgttgccaatcaacctattcccaggtgcatgtttttggaggtgggaggaagctagaatacccagagggaactcacgcagtcacggggagaacatgcaaacatacaatGTTTTAATCCTCCCAAATCTGCTCCAATCAAAATTGAATTACAGTACCATTATATTTTATGACAAACACTAACAGTGTGTGGAAAGGGAACCAGTGTGCCAGCATTGGGAATGTTGTCATCATATTCTGATCAGTGACGAAGCAGGAAAGAGCAAGGAATGCGTACTCTGTCATTTATTTACATGTGATTCTTTACGCACAAAGGAGCCCAACACAGATCGAGAACCTTATGCACAGCACATGATCTGTGTTGAGGGACGGCCTGCCTATTAACCAGCGGGACAGGGTTGTCCATGACATCAAACCATCCAGTTTAaagttctttttttgtttgttttttttagcatatttctATAAACAGCAGATAACTTCTGTCATATCCCGCTGAGAACCAGTGCCCTCTGCAGTGGATATTTGTGATTATAACAGAGCATTTTGTCCACTGCAGGGGATGCTGGTTATCAGACATACATATTGAGATAATAAGATTTTTATCTAGCGTCAACATAGTGCTCCTGTTTGTCTTTATGACTTCATACATGATAGTGTTACGAATTTGGTAAAGTAAAAGTCTTAAGAATAGATTAGAATCCGTCTTCTTGTACTGCGCTTTCAAAAATGGAACTTTGAAAACAGTTTAGTAGAAAACCCCTGCGGTAGTGTAAATGTTCCAGACTATTTGGTTGTGCGTGTGTCCACTCACCAATGCGTGCTGTGATCACACCCAAGAACAACAGGATAATGGAGATGTAAGACTCAGGAGCACTACCAGATGgcacgttgtcaaaaagcacagTGTTGTTGGTCCAGTGGATGGAGGAGCGGTCAGGTAGAAGTGGCTGATTGCTGCCTCCCCTTAGAGGATAAGTGTGTTTTTGTCTTTGGCTCGCCATCCCTCCAAGCTCGGAGGAAGAGTTCGAGGTAAAGTAGGGAATCAGCAAGCTAAGATCCATGGGGCTGCCTGGGGCAAACACGGAGCACACGCACAGTAGCAAGCAGCCCAGGTGGAGACAGCTGGAAATGATGCCGGTGGTGACCAGACCGTAATTCTTCCTCAGTCTTGTAAACATGACAGTGCCCATCAACCCCGTGATGGCCGATACACCCATCAGTAAACTAAGGAGGGAGCCGCTTATTCCCTGAGTGTAGGCGTAGCCGGTGGTGATGCAATCAAAACCTAGCACTGTTGTGTAGAGGAAAGCCAGACCCATTCCTGCCAGGAACACAGGCTGATGATAGTAGGCTCTCCATCCATCTCTGCATGTGCTCACCAGCCAGCGAAACCTTCGGAAGCACAGGGGCAGGTAGGTGATTTCTTTTAGGTTTAGGCTGGCATCGCTGTTGCCTTCTGCCAGAGGCTCAACAACTTCTCCTTCCCCTGAGGAGAAATAAGGGACTGTCATTCATTATGAAAGTATAGTGTTGTATATTGCATACTGATGACATCAAAACAGTCACTACTTGCACATACCTACAAACATGAGTAAAATGTGTAATATGCAGACAAGACTACTAAATATGGGTTTAGCATTTAAGTCCACTAGATGCACAACCAGTGTAGTAAATGTACACTTGGCTAGCGTATTTACCAACACAGACAAATTACAGAAGTACTTCAAATTACAAGAAATTTTAGATACGAGCTGTCTCTTGGCttattgttatgctttaaattgcgAGCCATAATTTGAGTTACGAGCCTAACCCACTGCCAGTTGAAGTAGTATTTGTCACAGATAGGTGCCGTTGGGTCAATAATATTTTGTTATATGTTGCTGTGCCAGCTTtgtttacacaagaaacaaacagaCATTTTGATTAGACAGTTGATGTACATTTAACTTGTTGTCAACTCTGACATCTCCACCCGTGTGGAACAAAAAATAGCTATTTCCTATTGTTACACGACGGACAAGCATCCCAAGGAGACACGTTCAAAAGGATGCTCTCCAaggtatctatccatccatccatttctaccgcttgtaccgttCGGgatcgcgggagcctatctcagctgcattcaggcggaaggcggtgaacaccctggagaagtcgcgacctcatcactctccaaggtaaatgcagaaaaatattattataatattttataaAACTACTACAGTTGTTTTTAGTACAGTATTCAAACAATATTTTCTGCctgaaattaatttaaatttttaagAACTATTGTATGTTTCGTATTAAAATGGTGATATTTTAGAAGTTCCATGCacaaattaaattgatttcaaagcatttcgtttttttatttgagatacaagtggtTTGAGTGACAAGCTCTGTTGTGGAACACGATTGCTATTAAATTGAGGTACTGTTGTAACAGTGCCATGGTTCACAGCTTCTTGCTGCAATCAAACCAAAACAGCACTACAGTGTTAAGCCTGGATTATGCTACAGTCTAGCTACGGCTTGCATCTTCTCCTACAAACTCCCCAGCGGCTTGATCCGTCAGCTGTTTTCAAAACATAATTTCTGGACTGTGGTGGTTCTCTACTCCAATGCATTGCCACAAAACTAGTAGATTTCGGGTGAACTCCTGCTTGCATACCTTGTGCTCCTCTCCTTCCCATTCCTTGCAGGCTGGCCTGATCCACCTCCACCACAGGCGGTTTGACTGAAAGAGCAGGAACGATgcggtacacccgggacaagaaGAAGAACTCCACTATGAGAGACACAAGGTTCCATCCCAGGATGAAGCCACATCCAACTACATTGGAGGCCAGGGTCATGACCTGCCCCACCGCTAGCGGGGCCAGGATGTTAGTCACCTGATCTATCCGCCTCATGGTGGCATTCATTCCTTTTGTCAGGATCACAGAGGCCCAGGTTAACGCGCTGAGCATAACGTGGCCATTAACGGAGAGCCGGTCCTCTTACCAGCTAGGTGACCCCGGTTGTAGCCGGTGATGACTACGATCCAGTCCCGCTGGATGGCAATTGTCAGCGCTGTGCTTGCCAGGTTTGCCACATCTGCCAGGACGATCACCACCGTATAACAAACCACCTTGCGTAAGTTTTGCGATGCAACATGTTATTATGGAAGCACAAAAGAGTAGCCACATAGCTCACAGCACAGAGGGAATAATCACAGCTATTATCCTATCTTATCGTTGAGATACAGAAACAAGTGTTGCGTAGTCTACTCACAGTCAGCCAGCCATCCCAGATTTGCTCAATCCTTTGTTTGTATGAGAACACCAACATGAGCACAATGCTACAAACTGTCACTGAGATGTTCTGGATGAAAAGAGATGCATGTGCCActgaaaaagatggggggaaaaaaaacttggTGTACTGATGATATTTTCCTTTGCAAAACCTAACCCAGATTTCAGTGACTGTGAGCCACATGCCTTGCTGCTTGTCAGTCTAGAAATCAAATCAGGAACGGATTTATACTAGAGATGCCGGGAGGAAATGCAATTTACCACATGGTGGGACTGCAAACCAGCATGTGTCCCGGCCTCAGCATTGAGATTCACTGATTTATATCCTGCGCGTTTAACACAGTAATGTATGCTAAAGTCTGCAGGTGGCTGTGAAATTGCCACGCGTACCTTTATTCCGGGGATTGCGGTCAACCCAGTCTCCAATCAAAGCTCCGAGCAGGAGCACAGAGCCAGCCACCACCAGGCCaaagacggcggtcagcagcaagTTACGTCCATACAGCTCAATCAGGAACACAGAAATGGCAAAATGCCACATTCGGTCACCCTGGATAAACACACATAAAGGGACGTTATTATGTAAATAGTCACGGAATGCAACAAAAAGGACATATTATTCTGCCTGAAGATATAGTCCAGGACTAGGTATTACTCTGTCGACCTAGATATAAGACATTTTTCCTGAGAAACGGTGTCTTGAATGGGGTTGGCAACCTCAACTATCAGAAGAGCCATTTATAAAATGTTATAGGCAaaggaatatattttttttaattttacctactcagtggcctagtggttagagtgtccgccctgagatcagtaggttgtgagttcaaaccctggccgagtcataccaaagactataaaaatgggacccattacctccctgcttggattaaatcaccaaaaatgatgcccgggcgcggcaccacagctgccctcacctcccaggggttgaacaaggggatgggtcaaatgcagaggataaacttcaccacacctagtgacaatcattggtactttaacttaacttatatGTACATGCAGAATTAAActttgtatttatataaatattttaggTGTAGGAACGTATTCattagggatgtgaatcttacaTCAACATCCGATTCCGATTATTGGGGTGACAATTTGAACCAAACAGGCTCcttgattcaacacaattctcgattaaaaccaatgttcaaaatatattatttgttttttgggTATGAAAATTATATCAACAACTTTTTTGTTACAGGCtacaaaattacaatttattACACCAATAATTATCCCACAAACCCTAAAGGTTCATAAAAAGACAGTTAGAGTTTAATGAATTTCTGCTTTTTTCTGTAATTTAAACCCTGCACTTATAAAACAGGGCAACTAATTTAGAGATTTGTCTttgctatctgccatgttttgtattaaatgcaatcgcatttttttctgttttttttctagtccgtcgctatcaatatcttcaaacacaaatctttcatcctcgctcaaattaatggggaaattgtcgtttttctcggtccgaatagcactttttgttggaggctcccattaaaaacaatgtgaggatgtgagcagcCATcaaatgtgacgtcatcatctgcgacttccggtagaggcagggcttttctgttagcaccgaaagttgctacCTTTATCatggatattctctactaaatcctttcagcaaaaatatggcactatcgcaaaatgatcaagtatgacacatagaacagacctgctatccccgtttaaataagagaatctcatttcagtaggcctttaaagggttgCCTTGAGGAAATTTAGaacccagtgttctatgtttgttaGCAAGGTTGTAATGTCAATGTAAAAATCTGCcattgtgtttacagtggtccaagttcctctatacaacaggagcactctattCTTTTTAGGCctgtgctgcaaaaatgtttgtttccCATGTTTTAAACTGAACTCGGCGGCCAGAATAGTGTCATTCTTGAGCTGGATTTGGCCCCCGAGTTGCTAGTTTAATAACACTGATTTGGGCCATCGTAGTTCAAtgatttagatcagtggttcctcaaatgggggtacgtgtacccctgggggtacttgaaggtatgccaaggggtatgtgagattttttttaaatattctaaaaatagcaattaaaaaaatcctttatgaatatattaattgaataatacttcaacaaaatatgaatgtaagttcataaactgtgaaaagaaatgcaacaatgcaatattcagtgttgacagttagattttttgtggacatgttccataaatattgatgttaaatatttatttttttgtgaagaaatgtttagaattaaatacatgaatccagatggatctctattacaatccccaaagaggacactttaagttgatgattacttctatgtgtataaatatttatttataattgaatcacttttttatttttcaacaagtttttttgttatttttatatccttttttccaaatagttcaagaaagaccactacaaatgggcaatattttgcactgttatacaatttaataaatcagaaactgatgacatagtgctgtattttacttctttatctctttttttcaaccaaaaatgctttgctctgattagggggtacttgaattaataaaatcactgaaaaaaggttgagaaccactgctctagattatAATGTAAGAAACAAAAGAatagaaattgttccacacagcagTGCCAAATTTAACTTCATCATTACATCTTCCTTCCAGCCTCACGTGTGTGAGTGtggctgcatgtgtgtgtgtgtgtgtgtgtgtgtgtgtgtgtgtgtgtgcgcgtgtgtgtttgcCTTTGTTTGTGTTcacgcttgtgtgtgtgtgtgtatgtaggtgtgtgtgtgtgtgtgtgtgtgtgtgtgtgtgtgtgtgtgtgtgtgtgtgtgtgtgcacacgtgCGCGTAGGAGATGATGCTTACCCACATTGACAATGCTCCACTAACATAGATGAGGAACTTGGGACCCTTGAGGTAGATAAGCGCTGAACCTTACAGGAATTGCATAGAAAAGGAATGGCGGCTTTTTAGATATGATGCAACATGTTGTTTGTGTTGATAGGTCAGCTCACCTGGTATACTCCTGGCTTTTTTGGCTCTGGCATTCCTGATGTGGTCAGGTTCAAACTCGACCACAACGCCGCCACACTGGGAGGACTCTGCTCGCTGGGACATTGCCTAGGACAGATGGtgcgctacttttttcctattgTAAAAACACCTTTTTGTTGAATTGAGtttaaagaatgaaaaaaaaaaggggaaaaaaatcttCACTATGTTAGATAAAATAGCATTAGCTTGTCTGTAGGACACGCAGCTTTCATGTGATGATGACGAAAACCAAAAAGTTGGCTGTCTCACCTTTTTTTTCCCGTGTTCCGCTCAATCCTCGCTGCTGTTCCTTGATGATGTATGTTGTGCCATGAATCCTACATTGGGAAGCTCGTCTTTCCTGAGAGCTGGAATTCAAACTGTAGTATTCTGAAAGGCTAAATAACATCGCAGTGCTCAAGTGCACCATTGTATGAAAGTGCCAGAAAAGCAGAACAGGCAGCGGGACAACAAAGGCAGCCAGCATTTTCCACAGCACGTGACCCCGCGAGAGGACAATGTCACCGTCCATCCTCTCCACACAAAAAAGGCCACGAGTAAAAAGAGACACACATGCGCATGTTGGATAAGTACAACCAGCAGGTATGATCCATATTCTGCCTGGTGACAGGTTACATGAGTGTGTGTTGTTGCACTCAATAAGATAAAATAattacaccactttacacactgatgcatgACGTTTTCCCATGATGCAACAGGCCTTGATACACTGCATGTTGATGCAGTCATGTTTGCTGGTGTTCTGATTGCAAACACACATCATTTTGCATCATTTGCAAAACATAAGAAATACATAGCAAGTACCTGTTTTAAGCAGTACTTTATTGacattgaaggcctactgaaacccactactaccgaacacgcagtctgatggtttatatatcaatgatgaaatattaacatcgcaacacatgccaatacggccggtttagtttactaaataacaattttaaatttaccgcggagtttctggttgaaaacgtatgatgacgcgtgtttgtgacgtctcgggttggaggggacatattagcccaacaccacttatggctaaaattCGTCtcatttcatcgcataattacaccgtaatttagacatctgtgttgctaaatcttttgcaatttgttcaattaataatggagactataaagaataatgctgttggtggatagtggtggattgcagctgcctttagcaccgaaacacagccggcgtttctttctttgttgtgaagctttaacacagagcggtcaagcaaacatgtttctctacgtcaaccagcaagttttgggatgggaaaattgtgatattaagtcggctcttaccggagacttgagtggattatgcgacctcctcctgtagctgtcaaaaaggcatctgtgatcttggctcctgcattgactttcaagtatgactttataacctcactaaaacactattaacacaataagcagataagggattttccagaattatcctagtaaatgtgtctaataacat
Proteins encoded:
- the si:ch211-254p10.2 gene encoding solute carrier family 40 member 1 — encoded protein: MSQRAESSQCGGVVVEFEPDHIRNARAKKARSIPGSALIYLKGPKFLIYVSGALSMWGDRMWHFAISVFLIELYGRNLLLTAVFGLVVAGSVLLLGALIGDWVDRNPRNKVAHASLFIQNISVTVCSIVLMLVFSYKQRIEQIWDGWLTVVCYTVVIVLADVANLASTALTIAIQRDWIVVITGYNRGHLAGMNATMRRIDQVTNILAPLAVGQVMTLASNVVGCGFILGWNLVSLIVEFFFLSRVYRIVPALSVKPPVVEVDQASLQGMGRRGAQGEGEVVEPLAEGNSDASLNLKEITYLPLCFRRFRWLVSTCRDGWRAYYHQPVFLAGMGLAFLYTTVLGFDCITTGYAYTQGISGSLLSLLMGVSAITGLMGTVMFTRLRKNYGLVTTGIISSCLHLGCLLLCVCSVFAPGSPMDLSLLIPYFTSNSSSELGGMASQRQKHTYPLRGGSNQPLLPDRSSIHWTNNTVLFDNVPSGSAPESYISIILLFLGVITARIGLWSFDLTVTQLLQETISESERGVVNGVQSSMNYLMDLLHFIMVISAPQPQHFGILVLISVLFITTGHTMYFLYAHKARRKRRHDT